A region of Thermovibrio ammonificans HB-1 DNA encodes the following proteins:
- the lon gene encoding endopeptidase La — MAELIQHHNNVEEPKFPEELPVLPLRDVVVFPMMIAPLFVGRPFSLNAVEEALKEHKLIFLATQKDKDVEEPKREDLYDYGTVAVILKAMKMGDGRVKILVQGLGRAKIKELKREGELYKAVLEHIPEGEYRPKSIEEEALVKLVKDQLERVVALGKQIPPDMVAILRSVEDPGRLADLIAGQLDLSTEEAVEILSTVDPIERLKKVSEKLEHEIKVLEVQELIRAKARESMEKEQREYFLRQQLKAIRKELGEEEERSKEIEEYREKIKRAKMPKEVEEAVLKELARLEKMHPESAEAAVLRTWLEWMIELPWSKRTRDRLDIERARRILDEDHYDLEKVKDRILEYLAVKALIKKRKKRIKEVKQPTICFVGPPGVGKTSLARSIAKALGRKFVRISLGGVRDEAEIRGHRRTYVGAMPGKIIQAIKKAGTKNPVILLDEIDKMASDFRGDPAAALLEVLDPEQNREFVDNYINHPFDLSEVLFIATANTPHTIPEPLYDRLEVLNIPGYTEYEKLQIAKKYIVPKQLKNHGLTPEDVEFTDSGLLHIIRHYTREAGVRNLDRKIAAICRKVALWITEGKEKKYRVTKKLVEKILGAPKFVPELELGEDEVGVATGLAWTPVGGDVLFIEAIVTGGSGRLILTGRLGEVMKESAQAALGFIKANAEKYNIDKDFSKIDIHVHVPAGAIPKDGPSAGITIATAMLSALTGRKVRKDVAMTGEITLGGKVLPVGGLKEKVLAALRYGVKTVILPEKNKQEVLEELPEEAKRKIKLVFVDRVEPVFELALYPEEKRKQKSKRKKKAKEEAKK; from the coding sequence ATGGCCGAGCTGATACAGCACCACAATAACGTAGAAGAGCCGAAGTTTCCTGAAGAGCTTCCCGTCCTACCTCTAAGAGACGTTGTAGTCTTTCCGATGATGATAGCTCCGCTCTTTGTGGGGCGTCCGTTCTCACTGAACGCCGTAGAAGAGGCCCTGAAAGAGCACAAACTCATCTTCCTCGCCACCCAAAAAGACAAAGACGTAGAAGAGCCCAAAAGGGAAGACCTCTACGACTACGGAACCGTCGCCGTAATCCTGAAGGCGATGAAGATGGGCGACGGCCGAGTAAAGATACTGGTTCAGGGCCTCGGAAGGGCAAAAATCAAGGAGCTCAAACGGGAAGGAGAGCTCTACAAGGCCGTCCTCGAACACATTCCGGAAGGGGAGTACAGGCCAAAGAGCATCGAAGAGGAGGCGCTCGTCAAGCTGGTTAAGGACCAGCTTGAGCGGGTTGTTGCCCTCGGGAAGCAGATTCCGCCCGATATGGTGGCGATACTCCGCTCCGTAGAGGACCCGGGCAGGCTTGCCGACCTTATAGCCGGCCAGCTCGACCTCTCTACAGAAGAGGCCGTGGAGATACTCTCCACCGTAGACCCCATAGAGAGGCTCAAGAAGGTAAGCGAGAAGCTGGAGCACGAGATTAAAGTCCTCGAGGTTCAGGAGCTCATAAGGGCCAAAGCCCGGGAGTCTATGGAGAAGGAGCAGAGGGAGTACTTCCTTCGACAGCAGCTCAAGGCCATAAGGAAAGAGCTCGGAGAGGAGGAAGAGCGGAGCAAGGAGATAGAGGAGTACAGGGAGAAGATAAAGCGGGCGAAGATGCCCAAAGAGGTTGAAGAGGCCGTTTTAAAAGAGCTTGCCCGCCTTGAGAAGATGCACCCCGAATCTGCAGAGGCCGCAGTTCTAAGAACCTGGCTCGAGTGGATGATAGAGCTTCCTTGGTCTAAGAGGACAAGGGACAGGCTCGACATAGAGAGGGCCCGAAGGATACTGGACGAAGACCACTACGACCTCGAAAAGGTAAAAGACAGAATCCTCGAGTACCTGGCAGTTAAAGCTCTCATAAAGAAGAGGAAGAAGCGGATAAAGGAGGTTAAACAGCCCACAATCTGCTTCGTAGGCCCACCGGGAGTGGGTAAAACCTCGCTTGCACGCTCGATAGCCAAGGCACTCGGCAGGAAGTTCGTGAGAATCTCCCTGGGAGGTGTAAGGGACGAAGCGGAAATCAGGGGTCACAGGAGGACCTACGTAGGGGCAATGCCGGGCAAAATCATACAGGCCATTAAGAAAGCCGGAACGAAGAACCCGGTGATACTCCTCGATGAGATAGACAAAATGGCCTCCGACTTCAGGGGCGACCCTGCCGCGGCACTCCTTGAAGTTCTCGACCCGGAGCAGAACAGGGAGTTCGTAGACAACTACATAAACCACCCGTTCGACCTCTCGGAAGTCCTCTTCATAGCAACTGCCAACACGCCCCACACCATCCCCGAACCCCTCTACGACAGGCTGGAAGTTTTAAACATTCCCGGCTACACCGAGTACGAAAAACTCCAGATAGCCAAAAAGTACATAGTTCCCAAACAGCTCAAAAACCACGGTCTCACCCCCGAAGACGTTGAGTTTACAGACTCCGGGCTTCTCCACATCATCAGACACTACACCAGGGAGGCCGGGGTCAGGAACCTCGACAGGAAGATAGCCGCCATATGCCGTAAGGTGGCCCTCTGGATAACCGAAGGGAAGGAGAAGAAGTACCGGGTAACCAAGAAGCTCGTTGAGAAAATCCTCGGGGCTCCCAAGTTCGTCCCGGAGCTCGAGCTGGGAGAGGACGAAGTGGGAGTTGCTACGGGACTGGCCTGGACTCCGGTAGGAGGAGACGTCCTCTTCATTGAGGCGATAGTTACCGGAGGGAGCGGAAGGCTCATACTCACCGGACGGCTCGGCGAGGTGATGAAGGAGTCGGCCCAGGCGGCCCTCGGTTTCATAAAGGCAAACGCCGAAAAGTACAACATAGACAAGGACTTCAGTAAAATCGATATCCACGTCCACGTGCCGGCGGGAGCAATTCCAAAGGACGGGCCGTCTGCGGGGATAACAATAGCAACAGCAATGCTCTCTGCCCTCACCGGCAGGAAAGTCCGCAAGGACGTTGCAATGACCGGAGAGATAACTTTAGGCGGCAAGGTTCTGCCGGTAGGCGGGCTTAAAGAGAAGGTACTGGCGGCCCTGAGGTACGGGGTGAAAACCGTTATCCTGCCGGAGAAGAACAAACAGGAGGTTCTCGAAGAGCTTCCCGAAGAGGCAAAGCGCAAAATCAAGCTGGTCTTCGTAGACAGGGTAGAGCCGGTATTTGAGCTGGCCCTCTACCCGGAGGAGAAGCGGAAACAAAAGAGTAAGCGGAAGAAGAAGGCAAAAGAGGAGGCAAAGAAATAG